A window of Panicum virgatum strain AP13 chromosome 8K, P.virgatum_v5, whole genome shotgun sequence contains these coding sequences:
- the LOC120643877 gene encoding uncharacterized protein LOC120643877 encodes MPEMELPTTTRETQDTITEHTQGITQSEKNKIQNDTNHHQQQQDAKGKNEPRPPTSDRLMKELRKYILLLATLVATVTYAAAFSPPGDVWQETADGHLAGEPIIRDTHRHRYLVFFYSNATAFAASLVVIVIILILASLDDDVKDKRSASPIVRKKKDDHRWRWAAVWPLQWAMALDLLSLMGAYAAGTCRDTFTTIYSSLLVAAVIVYLLYQVAVACFTDYGSGSVSGHEQPGWHQVRLRLPEVIANSLPGNNSGSAYPNNVEEEKRKVKEEEEEKRKEKEDEGFRKRKVLMLLATFAVSVTYAGGLSTPGGFWGGTEDGHRPGDAILKDLHSTRLAAFFAFNTMSFAASLLIIVALLNRKLRKTHAYVFIVVALVSLIGAYTAGSCRQTDTTVYVVSLVGAVLVYISFLLLLVWAAFKISRTKTGIWCKELVVWAIDAMLKPKPAAQRGGDNTNGREDQANHQEGEKKLTEKENAVEQARSLVLLLATLAATITYQAGLNPPGGFWPDNMDGNKAGDPILMTTNPRRYRAFYYCNSVSFVASLVATILAEKKLLLKHHVLEAVMILDLFGLIGAYAAGSCRDVSNSIYAMALAGAVLVYVVIHVIFITLDENTGRRKEVDDELVEKARKRLLLFAILAATITYQAGLTPPGGFLLQDDKSTGHHAGDPILLYNFPRRYKTFFYCNSVSFMLSIALIILLVNPNLYRPAIRSHALSVCTAIGLFGLLGAYAAGCTQHLKTSIYTFVLVAVVIFFIGLLFLVFLFAGSSSSTTQEAPTEKSTQDQDKEATTKKNKRIHAKRKYFMLLGILVASVTYQAGLAPPGRTWQSGGDGHEAGNPVMHDNRRPRYLAFFYSNSTSFMASIVVILLLLVPKKIVEDKEDPRRLRSWLVMMYTTIVLDLLGLLGAYAAGSNRGWKTSVYVFVLVVAVLAYMAIHLFLSWIGKRSNQQNTQGGNRNETAIQHV; translated from the exons ATGCCGGAAATGGAGCTTCCTACTACCACCAGAGAAACACAGGACACCATCACCGAGCATACACAAGGAATCACCCAAAGCGAGAAGAACAAGATCCAAAATGATACCAATCAtcatcagcagcagcaagatgCCAAGGGCAAAAATGAGCCCAGGCCTCCCACGAGCGATCGCCTCATGAAGGAGCTCCGCAAGTACATCCTGCTGCTGGCCACGCTGGTGGCCACGGTGACGTACGCCGCCGCGTTCAGCCCGCCAGGGGACGTCTGGCAGGAGACGGCCGAcggccacctcgccggcgagcccaTCATCCGGGACACGCACCGCCACCGGTACCTGGTGTTCTTCTACTCCAACGCCACCGCCTTCGCCGCGTCGCTCGTGGTCATCgtcatcatcctcatcctcgcctCCCTCGATGATGATGTGAAGGACAAGCGCTCCGCCTCCCCAATCGTCCGCAAGAAAAAGGACGACCACCGCTGGCGCTGGGCCGCCGTTTGGCCGCTGCAGTGGGCCATGGCGCTGGACCTGCTCAGCCTCATGGGAGCCTACGCCGCCGGCACCTGCCGGGACACCTTCACCACCATCTACTCCTCGCTGCTGGTGGCCGCGGTCATCGTCTACCTCCTGTATCAGGTGGCGGTGGCCTGTTTTACCGACTACGGCTCCGGGAGCGTTTCTGGACACGAGCAGCCTGGCTGGCACCAAGTCCGACTCAGGCTCCCCGAGGTGATTGCTAATTCGCTGCCTGGCAACAACTCCGGGAGTGCCTACCccaataatgtagaagaagaaaaacgaaaagtaaaggaagaagaagaagaaaaacgcAAAGAAAAGGAAGACGAAGGGTTCCGCAAGCGCAAGGTCCTGATGCTTCTCGCGACGTTCGCGGTGAGCGTCACGTACGCGGGCGGGCTGAGCACGCCGGGGGGCTTCTGGGGCGGCACCGAGGACGGCCACCGCCCCGGCGACGCCATTCTCAAGGACCTTCACAGCACGCGCCTGGCGGCGTTCTTCGCCTTCAACACCATGTCATTCGCCGCGTCGCTGCTCATCATTGTGGCGCTCCTCAACAGGAAGCTCCGGAAGACACATGCCTACGTGTTCATCGTGGTCGCGCTGGTCAGCCTCATCGGCGCCTACACCGCCGGCAGCTGCAGGCAGACCGACACCACCGTCTACGTCGTCAGCTTGGTTGGTGCCGTGCTGGTATACATCTCGTTCCTCCTATTGCTTGTTTGGGCTGCTTTCAAGATAAGCAGGACCAAGACTGGTATTTGGTGTAAAGAATTGGTTGTTTGGGCCATAGACGCCATGTTGAAGCCAAAGCCAGCGGCACAACGTGGTGGGGACAACACGAATGGCAG GGAGGATCAAGCTAATCATCAGGAAGGAGAAAAGAAGCTAACAGAGAAGGAGAATGCAGTGGAACAAGCTCGATCTCTTGTCCTGCTTCTTGCCACTCTTGCGGCGACAATTACCTATCAAGCAGGGCTGAACCCGCCAGGAGGTTTTTGGCCGGACAACATGGACGGCAACAAGGCCGGTGACCCAATCCTTATGACGACGAATCCCCGGCGGTACAGGGCTTTCTACTACTGCAACTCAGTCTCCTTCGTGGCGTCCTTAGTCGCCACCATCTTGGCCGAAAAGAAGCTCTTGCTAAAGCACCATGTCCTCGAGGCAGTCATGATACTGGACCTGTTCGGCCTCATCGGCGCCTATGCCGCTGGAAGCTGCCGGGATGTGAGCAACTCCATTTACGCCATGGCCTTGGCAGGTGCCGTCCTTGTCTATGTGGTGATCCATGTCATCTTCATCACGCTGGACGAGAACACTGGCAGACGCAAGGAAGTGGATGATGAGTTGGTGGAGAAGGCGCGCAAGCGGTTGCTCCTCTTCGCCATCTTGGCGGCGACCATCACCTACCAGGCTGGCCTCACTCCTCCAGGTGGTTTCCTGCTCCAAGATGACAAGTCAACCGGGCACCACGCTGGCGACCCGATCCTCTTGTACAACTTTCCGCGCCGCTACAAGACCTTCTTCTACTGCAACTCGGTGAGCTTCATGTTGTCCATCGCCCTCATCATCCTCCTCGTCAACCCCAACCTGTACAGGCCGGCCATTCGAAGCCACGCGCTCTCCGTTTGCACGGCGATAGGATTGTTTGGCCTTTTGGGCGCCTACGCCGCGGGATGCACACAGCACTTGAAGACATCCATTTACACATTCGTGTTGGTGGCAGTGGTCATCTTCTTCATAGGACTATTGTTCCTGGTGTTTTTGTTCGcgggcagcagtagcagcacaaCACAAGAAGCACCAACGGAGAAGAGCACCCAAGACCAAGACAAGGAGGCCACCACCAAGAAAAATAAGAGAATACATGCCAAGCGCAAGTACTTCATGTTGCTCGGAATCCTTGTGGCAAGCGTCACCTACCAGGCCGGCCTAGCTCCGCCAGGCAGAACTTggcagagcggcggcgacgggcacGAGGCCGGCAACCCGGTCATGCATGACAACAGGAGGCCCCGGTACCTCGCCTTCTTCTACAGCAACTCCACTTCGTTCATGGCATCCATTGTGGTCATCCTGCTCCTACTGGTACCGAAGAAGATAGTTGAAGACAAAGAAGACCCGAGGCGGCTCAGGAGCTGGCTTGTGATGATGTACACAACAATTGTGCTGGATTTGCTTGGGCTCCTAGGTGCCTACGCAGCCGGCTCAAACAGAGGGTGGAAGACATCTGTGTATGTCTTCGTTCTTGTCGTAGCCGTGCTGGCCTACATGGCAATTCATCTCTTTTTGTCTTGGATCGGCAAGAGAAGCAACCAGCAGAACACCCAGGGAGGTAATCGGAATGAAACAGCAATACAGCATGTGTGA